In Sesamum indicum cultivar Zhongzhi No. 13 linkage group LG8, S_indicum_v1.0, whole genome shotgun sequence, the sequence CGTGTTGTTTAACTTTGTTTTTGGCCTCAGGGGATGTTGTAAACAATAGAAAACGAAACCCGTCAGAAAAAGATTATTGACTTCCTCACTAACCaagaaaatcatgacaaatgaCCCATCCAAATAAGCAATTCATCAAAAAAcaccaaatcaagaatatatacatatatagagagGGGGAGGGAGAGaagggaagagagagaatagCATTCTTAAGACAAGCTGAGAAAGGACTGCGAAGGTTTGAAGAACTTACTGATCCAGGCGCTAGAAAGTGGGAAATTTCTATGAAGAGCAGCTAGTTTATGGCAGCACTGGTACTCCCTGACAGATGAgtggaagaaagaaagaaagaaagaggtgATGAACAGTAGTTTGGATAGCAGTTGAAAGTAGACACCAACTCAGGGGTTGCTCTGCtctcaattatataacaaactCCAATGACCACAGTGCCCTCTCTTTCTAtcatatattacaaaatcagTGTGACTCTTTcggtttaattatttatttattataaaaaaaaagaaaaaaattaaaataatattttttaaataaaataacatatttgtGTCGAGTTGTGGATattataccaatttttttaaaaaaaaaattaaagtggCGTCCACGACTCAAGGTCGTGGATAGACAGCGTCCACAgctcgatttttttttaaatttatatgtaataataattaataaaaaatatacaattataaatttaaataataaattataataaatcataatattaaaattgtattaattaaaaaaatacaattacctATACAAATGTAACagtatacaaatttttatataaatgtaaaaaaatacaattattatggACAATCCCACACTAACACATTTGTCGTCTTGAAGAATCTCCTTTTTGTTGGGCTTGTTGCCTTTCACGCGTTTGCGCCGATCCATCTCGTTTTGAATACATGATGTTTGGTTTCGACCAGGACGTGTAGAGATACGATAGTAGTGTCGTGATCCAACTCAAATTCCCAGACATCTTAATAATCTTCCGACTGCAAAGGTTCAAAAGActcaaaatatgattttttgtaaGCTATCAGATCATAATAATCCTTAATAATTGATGCAAACATTAATATTGTATGTGgcacatatttttttagcgTGAGAGCAATGGGTGCCAAATTGAGTTTTCGGCCAAGTGCGACAACGTTCAAGGGTTCACGATTGTAAATTCATGCAATTATATCCCACATAGCACAGATCGAAGTTACTCCCTACACACAGCATGAAATTATTGTACAATATGCATGTGTAGTTGTATTGTTTTTGCAGATTTGGGCCTGGTCGCATATCATCCCCCCCCCCAACATATTGAATCATTTGCATTTTGCTCTCCaaccttttaataaaaataaaataaataaaacataaaaaaaatagagaaaaaatttaGCACATAATTTGCAGATAAATAACTTCACATTacaagataaaatcaaatagaaaaaccATGATCTTTCTGCAATATCATGTATGTGAAACCCCTaaaccaaacaagaaaactttaaatttcaatccacaaataaaaaacttcaactcaaacataaaatcagcaaaacattacaatgattgaaaaaaattctagagaaaataagaaaaactcaTCGACCCAAATGAAGAGATTGAATTTCAACAAcccaaatgaaaaaattatgaaagattGCAACTtcaaaatgaaaccaaatacCCCTCCGTGCCAATATTGTatagaaagaggaaaaattaattgaaaaataaaggaaaaagatcATGTATTTCTGTTTGCGCTACCATCAAccatatatgtattattttctcTGTACCAATattaatcttcctttttaagccaaaatattcctaattatgtgattttattgcatattcagcaaaaaggaagattacaaggatatttctgcagaattgacaaagcgtgcccacgcttaatggagtagtcaactcgggataaggataAGCACGAGCAATTTCCCAAAGAGATAAAGGAATCAAGTGTTTAgatttagaaaggattctttaaagcttaTCTCTTGTAacttatttacctttttagagtttatcacgTATCTATCCCCCCACTgcgtctagattcgtagggaacttttattataaatagggggatCTCTTCATTAGAAGACGTTCAGTTTTTATCCtagaactctatagaattctctgttcatctcttcttttttattttattttactaccggaattaatggaattccactttttagtgtgttcttccattaatatgtccggctaaattctttattttctggttaaggtatggtgattgcttgattctcATTAtattgtgagatctaatctgcgttctacacttgtcaaacaaatattcatgttattctctgtgctttaattacaaacgtctgatttatgaatgattcggccggttgttcattatcaagaaggtttgcttagctaattgaactttataaattcgtgtaattgtttatttagttcaatacttagtggcaacgtagcatgattagttatgtcacagtatttaattatgttatggggaatgcatgatctagtttaaatgaattgtcctcgtaggagtttgttgattataatcaggcctttctaattcttaatgctgttaatagattaaatcttgcggacgttcccaaggttgtctgttaattagagatctagccaacggtcgtaccttggttaacgaaaaggtaaggaaaggtgaggttgttaggtcgtaccaacgatcataactggtttatttgtccatacatgtgttattcttgcatcaatgatcaactcacaagaatcaagcataatcctagccttaaccgggaaatctctctctcatatctctaccaggtatttttaattatttagtttttgatcACTTCTATTTATCACAACCttccccccattattttctattttctcaaagaaatcaacttaaagccaatctctgtggatcgaccctactcccgctctcacaagtgtagtaggaattattttttgtgacttCGACACTCATTAGTGTATTTCAGTTCGTATGATGTGAAGTGATTTATTTGCAGATCAAGcatcaaattttctaaaaaaaatttccttttttctccatattttttctatttttttaattttgtaaaaaggttggaggcaaagtgcaaatgatTCCATTCGTTGGGAGTTGTATGCATTTAACCTTTACAATTAAATCGCCCTTAGGCACATGTATATACGCCAACGGAATAttccattattattttttcaaaaaatacaaaattcaacaaaattaaaaaattgggtaaaaaaaaaaagttgagagGTAAAATACAAATGACCCCATAAATTGGGTGTCTGCATTTTACCCTAAAATATATGTCAAGATGGAGAGACCCAGTCCATACTCTTCAcaccatttatacaaatccATACTACAGCCCATTAGAACAACCATGTATGATCCAGATCTAGAGTACAATGATAATGATCCTTTAaacatctattttatttacccataataataataacaataacaatacgacattaattttaaattattgatttttttaaaaataatatataagtctTAAAGttatcaaaatcatttttctattttttgacTTATTTCTTGATGGATCAGTCTGATTATagtataaaaatcaaatttcctAATTCATTGGAACGTCAATCAtccaaatcaatatatatatttttttaattttttgcgtgtatttcatattttatttcccAACTCCCACCTCGTACGATaaccaataatttattttaattttggatcaCATGCAATGTCCTATTGCAACAGTTTGTTACACTAAGGGCCCTTGTCTTCCCGTGACTATACTATCGTGAGTGATAATTGCAACTTTGGAACCGAGAATAGTGGTAAGTGATCTGGATTCTAAAACATATTTCTATTAAAGACAATTTTTGATACAAGAGTATTTTATGGGCAGTTAAATTATCGATTTGGAGATGTGTTTGGAACTCCGGATACAACATTATTCGTACGACGCggtgatatatattttttctgtatCTTTCAACTAATTTCACGTCACATTCATGTTCTGCAGGTGCTCCAGTATATGGggtttttgaatattttacaGTATGGTCATATTGAAATTGATACACACCTTATTACTGCATTAGTCGAGAGATGGCGTCCCCAAAcgcatattttttatttctcggTTGATGAGACAACTGTAACACTGCAGGACATCGCTATCATTTAGGCCCTCCCGATGGAAGGTAATCTTATTGTCATAAATGGTTGGAATTTATGCCAGATGAAAATTCTTTTAGATGGTCCAGAATAAAACTTCTCATAATGTTTGAATtcgttttctgagtgttttgtggagatagagagagaaaaacaaagataaataagtgtgtattagagatagtatgtatgtttggatttgtttttggagataatttaaaataagtattgtatgtttaatattgtgttttgggagacaaaaattactattcattgtcaaatcatgtcttttttatatatatttatatatatatatgtatgtatttgtgctaaaacagtttaaaacacctaaataagatattttttaatgatgacaaacattgaGTATGTTTGACTtgtctcaaaaataaattaaaaatgaaaacaaacatagctTTTATAGTTATGCTTTTGACccacattatttttatatttctgcTAAGTAATCGCGATTCTTTgtattcttttctattttaaataccGCGATTACATATCGCGGTGCCATGaaacttcaatttcttttaagaaaaaattgcagcACCGTGTTCTGTTgcctatatctatataaaatttaaaatcccgccattttttaattttattttatttttacattgtttAAATAATCGTGCctacatattttcattcaaatagaATCATTAATGATTAGGAGGGTTGTGTGTAAGGACAATGTTCATTTACAGAAAAAGGTGGGGAGGGGGgtgaagaaatataaataatattgggataattatagtCCGTTCTTCctaaatttggtataattatatataaattttttgtgatttgaaaaattatatctaacacctctgaggtttgcttccgtccaataaataaatcccctattagtcaaaattcactgaatttgctgatattaacagaaaaattgaatcaaaattaatatttacccccgattgacttattactattttattgtaGCCAAACTATTTCtttcaaactaaattactcttataatagtgaagatatacctccttatatgcattaatgcatgaagacgaatgaaggtaatttgatcataaaaaaatttatttaatttgcaataagtcagtaacgAGTTAATTagggtaaaaatatttttttgttaatatcaacaaatttgatgaattttgactaatagaatgtcttatttgttaaacggaagcaaatttcaagggtgttaaatattatttttcaaattatataggatttacgtgtaattataccaaatttcaggaaagggaactataattatcccaataatattatcttaatcaattattgaaaaagGAGTTGGGAATTCTTACACCAAAAAGTCGAATAATTATGACACAATTCAAAAGTAGGGACAGTGAATTATTAGTGCAGCGGACACCCTCAACTACACCTAATTCACTTATTTATGggcattttatttatcattaaaataataatgtactttaattaataaatattataaataactcattaaaattacaaatatcgtAACAAATACCTTTTTATGGCAACTcattgaagaaattatttataaatttttaaataataaagagatCTTTCTAATTAAgataaatcttaaaaaaagcCCCTTgcaatttacaaaaaatttggaaTACAAAATCTTGGCGATTTGAAAACGTAACCAATTTTCGATGAGATTTTCACCAGAAAATCCgaagagaaaaagataatCAGTGGGaccaattttgtattttttttatagtgaaataCTATgtactaattttatatttttttcacccacataattgttcaaaatacaaaattggcATCGCTggttttttgttattgtttttttttttggatttttcgGTGGAAATCTGACTAGAAGTTGGTTCGAACTACAAATCCCTAAGAATTTTGTATTTCAgattgacaaaattacaatttgagGGTGCAAATGCAAATAgaatataatgttttttttttttgtttttttaaaaaaaggaaggCAATAGAGTATAAATGGGGGGGTGTAATATCCAATTACCCCAAAATGTGTAGATGAAATCAAGTTAACATTTTTTACCAACAAAACCTAAATGCAAGGTTTTAAAACTCAACTAGCTCCGAAGATCGAACCGTTTAAACTGTCGATTGATTCACATAATGAGACAATTGTAACCAGAAAATTAAAACCGCTGTTCTCGTGAAAATCGTTTGACTTAGTGGTTCAATTAGTGAACTGTGTGATCCGATATTGGGTTGATTGAACTAATTAGATCAATAATCAAGTGTAAATACATgataaaatctttaatttctCTTCCAAAATATGTATTACTATGTTAAGcatcttaattttatattatttttgaaaggataatatattatttatgaaaatgtacaTTCCTTATGTTAAATTGGGATAATTCCGATAAGTTTAACTATTTTATGTTATCCTAATTTCTCTTCTCAGTTGAATTTTGCTATTTCTGATAATTTTAgtgtatttgattttatgttaaacttaaaaatgtataatattattttttgtatttgatttttttaaaatttattttattatattttatatcctactgaactattaatattaaaaaaagcagcgattctttttaaatattaataattatttataaaataaatatgagtCCAATGATAAACCAATTCAcctaaaatttgaattggaTGGAGGTGCTAGTTTCAAAACATGGCctaaatgttaaaaaaactAGGGCACAAATCAGTAGGATCACCcccaaatcaaatcaaacccCTACCGctcctctcttttctctcacacacacgaCACACACTAGAAGAAATGGAAGCAGAACGACCGGTCCTGAAATCTAGTACCTACAGAGAGAAGGAGCACCGTAGAAAATCACATCTACGGCTAACACCCATTTGACTTGCCCGACGCATGAAAAACAGTTTCCCgcagtatatatacatagcCCATAGCCATTCTCATCAGGGAAAAAGAAgtcttgatatatatatatatatacatacatatatatattcacactTTTCACCTCTTTCCCCCATCTCATTTTCCACACACCGTCTCTTGTTCTTTTGCGTTTCCCtgttatctctctctctctctctctttttctcccaGGTTGATGGTGGGTGGTGGAGTTTCAGTGAGGGATTGTTCTGTCATATGAAACGGAAGGGAGAGAACCCCTTTTGGATTtgggaagaaaaagagagagagaggaatataggagaaatagaaagaaacGATCATGGAAATAGCTAGGATTAGGCAATTGCTGCTCCTCTGGTGCACAACCCGAAGTACTCGTGTTGCTCTCGTGGGTGGAAACCACACCGCTGCCAGATTTTGTACTCGCTAAGATTTCTCTCGGTTGCTGTGCTTGATTTTCTCTCTGCCTTTCTAGGATTTCGATTTTGTCCTCATCATTTGGGCGGTTGATCTGCCTCTTCAGTAAGTTCTCTGTGATTGACGATTGCGATTTTCGGTGATTGTTGTAGCTTGATTGGTGTGGAAGAGATGGATAAATTGGCTCGCGGGTACCGAGCCAAGAATGGCGGGTATCATGTGAATGAGTTGAATGGGGTTAGAGTCGGGTTGAATTCCGAGACCCTTTTGATTATTAAGCTGCCCGATTCGCGGGCGTTAAGCATTATATCGCGATCTCTGTTCTTGGCGATGGTTCTTCTCGCATTACCTTCGCTTGGCTCTATGATAAGGGCGGCTTCCAATGCGCCGCTGTTCGAGCCGGATGCCAATTTGGGTTTTGCTGATGGATTTGATGTTCTGCCGATTCTCCTCCGGGATTTGGTGGAAGAAGGCCTCATAAAGAAAGGCCACAAGGGTTTCGTTCTGGCCACCAGCATGCCAGAAACTGAAGATGATTTCGAGTTCTTGAAAAACGCCGGCATTGATTTGCTCACGGGAGCTGATCTGCGGCGGAGGAAGTTGGGTGAGCACCAGGTGTTTGATTTTGCTTTCATGCCGAGTTTCCATGGGATCCAGCTGATTGATGGGGTTCTCAAAGATGGCGGCCTGGTGATCTCACCATTGGACCCTGATCCCTCAGGCGAGCTGAGATTGCTCAGAAATTTCAAGATCGTGTACCTCAGGAGATTCCAGAACACCGTGATCGCAATGCGGAAAGCTGGGGCATCGCTGAATAGCATGGTGAGTTCTGCTAGGAAGCAAGCATTCTGCGGCGTTACACCTGAGAAGAAGAGAGCTGCATTGAAGGGCTTGGAGGACGTGTACCTCGAGCCCCCCAGGCAAGCAGCATTGGTGCAAAGTTCAAGGAAAATCAAATTCCTTCCTGATCTCTTGAAGGATTCATTGGAGGAGTATCCACGACGAATATTCATCTCAGACGACTTGAGTGCTGTAGACTGGTTTTACAAGAACTATCCCAGGGGGCATCAAGAATTTGAGGTTTATAATATGGAGGTTGAGATCAACAAAAATGGATTGTCCAAAAGAGTTGAGTCTCAAGAAACAGCTGTATCAAATTGGATAACGAAGAAGGTAAGGCATGAGGACTATGTCGTGATGAAGGCTGAAGCAGAAATGGTGGAGGAGATGCTCAAGGACAAGACTTTATGTCTTGTGGATGAACTGTTCTTGGAGTGCAAGAATCAATGGCAGCAGGATGGAGAAGAGGGAAACGGCGGCAAGAGGGCATATTGGCAGTGTCTAACATTATATGGCAAAGTGAGGGATGAGGGGATTGCTGTGCACCAGTGGTGGTATTGATTGTGAGGAAATGAGAACTAAGGTTTCTCAACATTCCCTATGCTCCTTTTTATTCCTCAAGTTTTAGAGATTTGTTGTGTGCTTTTTTTCTTGGTACCTTTGGGCCTTGATGTAATATGTAGAAGCAAGTTTCTGTTTTTCTCTGCTGATGGGCGTTTCTTAAATAGGATAGAGTTGTACTTCTTTGGTTTTTAGGGTCTTTCTGATGTTATGTAATGAATAACGAGCATATTATCTCAATCAAGATACTAATGTCTTAAAAGTAGACTTAGTAGAGTGAAATTTGTTTCCCAACTATGTTCTCAATTCTCTTGCAAATTCATCAACCAAATTAGATAAATACTAGGATGTGCCTTGTGCTATGCATcagtttaattttatcatagtttaaaaattatatttttataagtttttaaatcaTATGAAGCTACTTaaaggatttttttaaaaattaaattcataatataaattaatttttatctccgAATCACTATCATCAAACCATGTAAGAGGAGATGGGgtccaataaaattaaattttgattaactttttttaaagttgtggatataacattaattatttataaataattgtttacACTACTGCTCATGTAACATATTGCATACCAAGGTTACATCGTTtgactatataattaatattactttactacataattttcagtcataaaattaatattatgctatcattatatttcataaattgtttctgaaaggaaaaagaattacaaatttatcaaataacttATGATGGATTGAGTACATATAtagcaaattattattactagatataaatataataaaagaatactaaaaaaattgttttcagCAAAAGATAAGATGATAAGatattaaacataataatttctctccaaacaatatatattatccgTGTTGCAAATTAGGGTTGTTACGGAACCCCAccaaattataagaaaaatataactattgATTATAAATACCAGAAGTATATTAAATCTGAAAATCcaccaacaaattcaatatatagaatagtccatgttaaaaattaatccaGCACATGTATGTGGTATGCATGTAACTATTTCACATAAATAATACAGATAGTCCCttaagtttatatttaaaattattttagtttcttaaatttatctttttattttaatatcttaaactttaattttaattcagtCTTCCTGAccatttttttacaaaaatatggcCAAAATTGGACTctttttaggataaaatagtcaatttaagtttatttttcactttaactccttaataaattaatctttttttaaatgagaagagtactttttatatttttcttatacctaatataataattatcttatgtaaataatgaaaagtttgaaattcTAGAGAacaaataataacatattatttaatttacaatagtattttctttattttcaagaatgaaagaaaaacaaaaacaaaaacgaaAGTTCTGACTAAATTTTGTGAGATGATCtagccaaaaatattaaaaaaaatcctagttggtaataattaattttaggagTTAAAACTAATCTAATCAAGttatattaacaaatacttattaaatGTAACAATTGGAGCTTCAAATAAATGTTGGTGgaatatatgttttaaaataaatttttagtggattttatatatatgaaatttaatttaagaggattttgtaaaatattttctaaaaaatttgatattaaaaaacatagatattttattataacatatattactatgtattatttatttttataatgttaaacaaaattaatcattatttttgttagcATGCATCTAAAGattaaacaattttgtttcttgtagTTACTATATAAAGAGTGTATGTAGACCTATCTACAAATTTGCTCTTACGAATTTGACTTATCAAAAATACAAGGAAAAACACTTTGACAACTTTAATAACATAAGGGACTAAAGATATACTATCATACTTAgcatgtaaaaatataaaaagtatttcttCCACCTAAAA encodes:
- the LOC105169445 gene encoding uncharacterized protein LOC105169445, which encodes MDKLARGYRAKNGGYHVNELNGVRVGLNSETLLIIKLPDSRALSIISRSLFLAMVLLALPSLGSMIRAASNAPLFEPDANLGFADGFDVLPILLRDLVEEGLIKKGHKGFVLATSMPETEDDFEFLKNAGIDLLTGADLRRRKLGEHQVFDFAFMPSFHGIQLIDGVLKDGGLVISPLDPDPSGELRLLRNFKIVYLRRFQNTVIAMRKAGASLNSMVSSARKQAFCGVTPEKKRAALKGLEDVYLEPPRQAALVQSSRKIKFLPDLLKDSLEEYPRRIFISDDLSAVDWFYKNYPRGHQEFEVYNMEVEINKNGLSKRVESQETAVSNWITKKVRHEDYVVMKAEAEMVEEMLKDKTLCLVDELFLECKNQWQQDGEEGNGGKRAYWQCLTLYGKVRDEGIAVHQWWY